A stretch of Apodemus sylvaticus chromosome 18, mApoSyl1.1, whole genome shotgun sequence DNA encodes these proteins:
- the Hand2 gene encoding heart- and neural crest derivatives-expressed protein 2 encodes MSLVGGFPHHPVVHHEGYPFAAAAAAAAAAAASRCSHEENPYFHGWLIGHPEMSPPDYSMALSYSPEYASGAAGLDHSHYGGVPPGAGPPGLGGPRPVKRRGTANRKERRRTQSINSAFAELRECIPNVPADTKLSKIKTLRLATSYIAYLMDLLAKDDQNGEAEAFKAEIKKTDVKEEKRKKELNEILKSTVSSNDKKTKGRTGWPQHVWALELKQ; translated from the exons ATGAGTCTGGTGGGGGGCTTTCCCCACCACCCCGTGGTGCACCATGAGGGCTACCCCTTCGCCGcggccgcagccgccgccgccgcggccgCCGCCAGCCGCTGCAGCCACGAGGAGAACCCCTACTTCCACGGCTGGCTTATTGGCCACCCGGAGATGTCGCCCCCCGACTACAGCATGGCCCTGTCCTACAGCCCCGAGTACGCCAGCGGTGCCGCAGGCCTGGACCACTCCCATTATGGGGGAGTGCCGCCCGGTGCCGGGCCTCCCGGCCTGGGGGGGCCGCGCCCGGTGAAGCGCCGCGGCACCGCCAACCGCAAGGAGCGGCGCAGGACTCAGAGCATCAACAGCGCCTTCGCCGAGCTGCGCGAGTGCATCCCCAACGTGCCTGCCGACACCAAACTCTCCAAAATCAAGACACTGCGCCTGGCCACCAGCTACATCGCCTACCTCATGGATCTGCTGGCCAAGGACGACCAGAACGGAGAGGCGGAGGCCTTCAAGGCGGAGATCAAGAAGACCGACGtgaaagaggagaagaggaagaaagagctg AATGAAATCTTGAAAAGTACAGTGAGTAGCAACGACAAGAAAACGAAAGGCCGGACAGGCTGGCCACAGCACGTCTGGGCCCTGGAGCTCAAGCAGTGA